From the genome of Deferribacteraceae bacterium V6Fe1:
TTCTCCATCTAAGTTAACCAAAGGGCCGCCGCTATTTCCGGGATTGATAGGTGCATCGATTTGTATGAAAGTCGAAAAAGAATTATTTATATTCAAAATGCGGTTAGTATTGCTCACTACGCCTGTGCTTACAGAGCTTTCAAGCCCGTAAGGGTTTCCCATTGCAATAACAGTTTCCCCAAGCATAATATCACTACTTGTACCAAGGGTCACGGGGGTAACGTTTTTAATATTTTTTACCTTAATTATTGCTATGTCCAGGTCTTCATCACCACCTATCAGCTCTGCTTCATATTGAATTTCATCCCCTGCTACGGCATAAATTTTAGAAGCTGATTTTATCACATGATAATTTGTCACAGCAGTACCATCGGTATCAATAAAAAAACCGGAGCCAATACTTTCTGTCTTATAAGTCTTTTTAAAACCAAAAAATTCACCGAAGAAAGGGTCATCAAAGAAGGGGTTGAAATCCCTTTGGACTATTCTCTCTGTTCTTATATTAATTACACTGTTTTTAATAAGTTTGACAGCCTTGACAACTTCCGTCTCCCTGTGGGAGCAAAATGCAAAATTTGCAGCAAGAAGTATTATTAGTATTGACTTAACAATCTTGTTCAACATAGATGCAATAATAATTGAAAAAATAATTAAATTCAATGAAATATCTGCTAAAATATGTTATGATTTTATAAATACTTTATATGAGAAGGAGTATATGATGAATCGCTTGGGAGAAGATCTGTTAGCAAAAGGTTTGATATCGAAAGAGCAGCTGAATACAGCTCTTGAAAGACAAAAGGTTACTAAAGAAAGATTGGGCAATATATTGGTGAAACTTGGGTTTATCACTGAGCAGGATCTGTCTAATTTTTTAATAGAAAAGTATAATGTGCCAAAATATTCGGAAGAAACGGTAAGTATCCCCGCAAGTTTACAAAAGATGGTAGATTTTAATTATGTTGTAAATTATGGGATTATTCCGTTCAAGGCTGACGATAAATCTATCTATGTGGGGATTAATAACTTTAACAATTTGATTGAAATTGACTCATTAAACCAAAGATTGGGGAAGAAGGTTGTCCCTTACTTTTTCAAAGATTCGATGTTTGAAAAGATAATGAGTGATTTTGCTAAATTTCCTTATGGCGTTAAAGATTATGAGTTTAAACCTTTCAAGGTATTTGCTAAGGATAAGCTTAATTCCAATTACACCCTTGCAGATTTTTTGAAGGTACTTGAAGAGTTTGACAGCTCATTGAAATATGTAATATTTATGGAAGGGGAGAGGCCTGTTGCCAGAAAGTCAAGAGTAAATTACAGGCTTGTTTTTGATGAGATTAAAAGGGCTAAGATTCTTGAGTTTATTAAACAGACAACAGGGGAAGATGAACGTAAAAAGCTTGTTAAGGATGGGTATGTTAATTTTAAAAAAGAGTTTAACAATAAAACATATTCCTTTTTAATTTTTAAAAGCCAAGATAAGTTTAGTATCCATGTAAAAGATGCATCATCCACTATTCCTGATATTGAAAACTTGGGATTTAAAGAAGATATACAAAAATACTTAGTCCAAGTCCCAAAAGGGCTGACTATTTTTACCGCTCCGTACAGACACGGAAAGAGCACCGTATTTTCTTCCATTGTAAATCTATATAACAAAACTAAGCCTTTTAATATTGTCATGATAGATACTAATATTGAAAACTATATCCCTCAGAATAAATCAGTTGTCACTATTATTGAGTGTGAAGAAAAGAGTCAGTTTTCAAAAAAATTGAGAATTGCAAATGAATTGGACCCTGATGTTGTTTTTGTTTCTGACATTCCGGATGTTGAAACACTTGATATGCTTCTCAATATATGTGAGTCCGGGGCGTCTGTATTTGTTGCAATGGATTGTGGCAGTATTAGTGTGTTTTTCGAAAAGATAAATCTGATTGCTGCAGGTGCCAGCGACTACTATTTGAGCAGACTTGCAGATATGATAAACGGTATTATAAATATGCGCCTTGTGCCTGTCAAAGGAATAGATAGACGGATTTTGGTTTATGAATCTGTATTTAATGCCTTTAAGCTTAAAAAAGCAATTAAGGATAAAAATTTTTCGTATATAGATACGCAATTTAAGGGGACACCCGATTTTATCCCAATAGAGAAAAAACTTGCAGAATTGTTTAATAAGGGTACGATTGAGTATGATGTGGCTGAGACTTTTTCAAATGATGTGGAGCTCTTCAAGAGGTATGCTAACATAAATATTTAAGATGGATATACAGACTTTTTTTTCTGTGGACTCCCCCCTTGTTTCGCTTCTCCCTGATTTCAAAGTGCGAAAATACCAGGGGGATTTGTCCGCATTTATTAATGATACGATAGAAAATTATGAGACATCTGTGATAGAAGCTCCTACGGGGAGCGGTAAGACACTGGCATATCTTATCCCTGCATTTTTATCTAATAAGAAAGTGATAATATCCACCAAATCAAAACAACTTATGAATCAGCTGTACTATAAGGATATAGCGGCACTTAAACAGCTTACTATATGGGATAAGTATGTAAGTGTGTTGAAAGGGAAGAAAAACTACTTTTGTTTGCAGAGATATTACAAGTATATACTACCTTTTGCGGATGAATATCCTGATGTAGTGGAGTGGTATGGTGATAAAAAGAATGAAGAGATTCTTGAAGTGCCATTTTATAGATTTGATGAAGCGGTGCATGACAAGATAACTGCCGATAGTTTTCAGTGTAGTGCCGGCAAGTGCGAATATTTTGGTGTATGTCATTTTTATCGGGCAAAAGAGATTGCCAATATGTCTGATATCGTTATAACAAATCACTATTTGCTTCTTACTGATATAGCTTCAAAAAGTAAATCTGGCTTTTTGTCAAACTTTGAAAATTTTGACCATATTATTTTCGATGAAGCACACTCGATTGTTGATATTTTCCCGATGTTTGCTGGCGAAGAGGTTTCTTTGAATAACCTGAAATCTTTTTTAAAAGATAATAAAGATTTGATAAGGATTGACATATATACGGAGATAACAAATAAAATTAGAGTTTTTGAAACTAAGATTAAAAATAAAGAAACTTTGAATGAAAACCATATAAATACTTTCGAGAATATTTTAAATTTTATCAGAGAAAATATATTGGATTTGTTGGAAAATGATGAAAGGGAAAATTTTAAAAAGATTGAAAAAAGTTTTAAGTTTATACTTGAGCATACGGGGGTGAAGTTGGTTGAGCCCACCAAACAGTCGGCACTAATAAAATTATTGCCTTTAAAAGTTAATGACATATTTTACGAGGGGCTTACTAAAACGGCTATTAGTGCTACTTTTATCAGTGCTACCCTTACTACGGACAAATCGTTCGATTTTTTCAAGCAAGAGCTTGGTTTGCCAAACAATATCTCTGAATATATTGTCGACCAAAATAATTTTAGGAAGAATTCCGTATATGTAATCCCTAAGAATGCCAAAGATAAGTCAAAGCTATATGTAGAGTATGTGAGTAAAATTGATGCACCAATGCTTATAATTTTTAACAGCATAAGCATGATGAATAAAATGTATGAAATATTAAAAGAGAATGTTAAAAATAAGAATATTATTTTGCAGCAAAGTGTAAATATGGGTGAATTTTTCGCTGACAGTAAAGATGTTATACTTGGCTGTGCTGTTTTGAGAGAAGGGATAGACATAAAGACAAATTCTAAAATAAAATGTGTAATTATAGACAAACTTCCCTTTGAAAATATCAGTGATGTTTATCTGAATATGAAGGCAAAAGATATTGAAGAAAACGGCAAAAATTCTTTTAAAGACTTTTATCTGCCGCGCGCAGTTATATATTTCAAACAATCTATCGGAAGATTGATTAGAAGTGAAGATGATTCAGGTGTTTGTATAATTTTGGATGACAGGGTACTTACTAAAAATTATGGAAAGTATTTCCTTGAAGAAATAGATAAAAATAGAATATATGATGATTTGCAGTCTGCACTTAATGATTTGGAGGATAGTTATGAACAGTATTAAATTGGACTATAATTTTTGTATGAGCGATAACGTTAATTCATCTATTTCATACGATGACTTGCAAAAAAAGATAAATCAAGTCAAGTCAGGCTATTCCAAACTTATGGAAATGGTTTCAAGTGGTGAGGTAGGATTTACTAAGTTGCCTGACAAAGACTTAAGCAAGATTGTAGATTATGCGAAAAGTGTGAGCGGGCAGTTCAATGATATGATTGTTATTGGAATTGGCGGTTCTTCATTGGGACTTGAGGCAATAGAGAATGCTCTTTTACCATTTAATTTTAATACATTAAGCCTTGCGGAAAGAGGATATTTCCCAAGGCTTTGGGTAGCAGACAATGTTGACCCCGTAAAGATAGGGTGGATACTCAAAAAGTGCAATCCTGAGGATACGTTGGTCTTGATAGTGACAAAATCGGGAAGTACCGTTGAGACAGCCGCAAATGCTTGTATTGTAATTGAATGGCTTAAAGAGTCAGGCGTTGATATTAAAAAGCATGTTGTGGCGATTACCGACCCTGAAAGCGGGAGTTTGAGAAAATATGTAAATGAGTCCGGTATTCAGTCATTTGAGGTTGAAAAGAATGTGGGTGGGAGATTTTCAGTTTTATCTGCGGTGGGGCTTTTGCCTGCTGCAATTTTGGGCGTAAAAGCAGACAAATTATTGGAAGGTGCTAAATATGCACTTGAAAATGAAAGGCAGTTTTTAACACTTTCGGCTATTTACTTGCATTATTATCTTGAGAAAAGAATAAATGTATTAATGCCTTATAGTTCAAGTTTACAAAAGTTTTCTTTTTGGTTTTCACAGCTTTGGGCTGAGAGTCTTGGCAAAAAGTATGATATGAGTGGCAATGAGGTGTTTACAGGGACGACTCCGTTTCCTGCAATAGGTGCCAATGACCAACATTCATTGGTGCAGCTTTTTAGAGAAGGTCCTGATGATAAGCTGATTACATTTGTGGAAGTGAAAAGTCATGCTTTGGAGAAATCTATCAAGGAGCCTTTTTATGGGGATTTCGACTATTTGAAAGGGGTAGAGCTGTCAGCCCTTTTAAATACAGAACTTGCCGCTACTGAAGCTGCTCTTTTAAAAAGTAATAGACCGAGTTTAAAAATCATTGTTGATTATCTTGATGAATTTTCTTTGGGATATCTTTTTATGTTATATGAACTTACTACCGCTATAGTAGGTCTTAGTTTAAATGTTAATCCGTTTGACCAGCCCGGTGTTGAGGAAGGAAAACAGTTTGCATATGGAATTTTGGGTAGAAAAGGGTTTGAAGAAAAGCTTATGGAATTTAAAAAACTGAATAGTAAAATTGATGAGTACATTATTTGAACAAGAGCTACTTAAAAATCTAACTTACTGTAAGAATAAAAAAATACTTGTTGCCTTTTCAGGTGGGGCTGATTCATCCGCTCTTTTGTATGCTCTTGTAAAAAATGATTTTGATGTAATTGCTTGCCATGTGAATCATTCCATAAGAGGAGAGTTTGCAGACAGGGATGAAATGTTTTGCGTAGATTTTTGTAAAAAGCTTAATGTGGAATTGATTGTAAAGAGAATAAATGTTCCGGAATATGTGAGAAAAAATAATGTTAGTGTTGAGGATGCCGCGAGAAAGCTCAGGTATGACGAGCTATTTAAGGTATTTGAAGAGAAAAATGCTGATTACATGTTTACTGCTCACCATCTGGATGACCTTGTTGAAACATTTTTTGTAAAGCTTTTTCAAGGGAGCTCTATTTACAATTTGAAGGGATTTGGTTTTAATGAAGGGTTTTTAAAAAGACCTCTTCTTTATATTAAAAAGGAATTGATTCTTGATTTTATTAAAGAGGAAAATATTAAATATGTTGTTGATGAGACAAATTTTTCTTCAGATTATGTTAGAAATTGGCTGAGAGCAGAAATTATCCCCGTGATTAAGAGCTATAGTGCCGGATATTTAAAAAATATTATTAAAATTCAAAATGAATCTGGTGAGTTGAAAGATTATCTTTCACATAAGATAAAAAATGTAAAGTTTGATAGGCACAATACTTATTATTCTTGTTCTTTGAAAAAGCTCGTAAAATTGGATACTTATGAAAAAAAGTTTGTTTTTGCAGAATTTTTTAAAAAATTTTTCAGAGTAGAGAAAGTACATGTTGAGTTGGCTTTGGAATGTATTGAAAAGAGCGAGCACTCTGTGAGAATAAATTTACCAAAAGACTATATTTTTGAAAAAAGTTATGATAAAATCTATTTTTTTAATAAAAATATATTGTGCGGGTTTAGATATAATAAAAGCCCCGGAGAAAGTCGTGTTTTTATAAGTGAAATTGGTAAAAATATTGAGTTTTCCGGAGAGCTTACTCATATGGAATTAACGGTAAGAAACAGACTTCCCGGTGATAGATTAAAAGGGAAAAAAGTAAAAGACCTTTTTATAGATAAAAAAGTGGACCTTTTTTTGAGAGATATTTCATGTGTAGTTGAAAGTTGTGGCAAAATTATTTATGTTGAAAATATTACGGAAAGTGAAAGTATAAAAATAATATAGATTAGGAGAGTATATGAGTAAGCATGTTTTGGAACCTTTTATAAAAAAGGAAGATATAGCGTTAAAAGTAAAAGAGCTGGGTGAGAAAATTACAAATGATTTTAAAGGTGAGAAGGTGTTACTTGTGGGAGTATTGAAAGGTGCTTGGATGTTTCTAAGCGATTTGTCCAAAAATATAGATCTTGATGTTGAGATAAGTTTTATAAGTGTTTCAAGCTATGTTGGCGAGAAGACTACTACAAGTGGGGTTGTTCGTTTGATGTGTGATATAGACAGACCGCTTGAGGGTAAAAATTTGATTTTAGTGGAAGATATTGTTGATACAGGTTTGACCTTAAATTACTTGAAAAAGCTTCTTTCCGTAAGAAAACCAAAATCTATCAGTATTTGTACTCTTTTGGATAAACCGTCAAGAAGGGTAGCTCCGATTAATCCGGATTATTGTGCTTTTGAAATACCTGATGAATTTGTTGTAGGTTACGGACTTGATTTTAATAATAGGTATAGAAATTTGCCTGAAATATACAAGCTAATAATAGGCGAAGATAATTAGGAGGAGTAATGAAGAACAATTTTTATAAAAACATTTCTTTATGGTTTGTAATAGCATTACTGATGGTAGTAATGTTTAATTTTTTTGATGCAGGCCAGGGGGTCAGACAAAAGATATCCTATTCGGATTTTATTAATAAAGTAGCTACTGATCAGGTGCAGACTGTCCTTATCAAAGACAAGCTTATTACAGGCACATTTCAAAATGGTGAACAATTTGAAACTTTTGCCCCGGATGATAATGAACTTGTCAAGATGTTAAGAGAGCACAATGTTCAGATATTTGTCAAGCCGCCTGAGCAAAATCCTTGGTATCTTCAAATTTTAATTTCATGGCTTCCAATGATTCTTTTGATAGGGGTATGGATTTTCTTCATGAGACAGATGCAGGGCGGAAGCGGCAAAGCGTTTAGTTTTGGCAAAAGTAAAGCAAAGCTTTTAACTCAGGATCAGCACAAAGTCACTTTTAAAGATGTGGCAGGTGTCGAAGAGGCTAAAGAAGAGCTTGAAGAAATAATAGAATTTTTAAAAGATCCGCACAAATTTCAAAAATTGGGTGGAAAGATTCCAAAAGGTGTTCTTCTGGTTGGCCCTCCGGGGACAGGTAAGACACTTTTGGCAAAAGCTGTGGCCGGTGAGGCCGGTGTGCCGTTTTTTACAATAAGCGGTTCGGATTTCGTTGAAATGTTTGTCGGTGTCGGAGCCTCCAGAGTGAGAGATTTGTTTGAACAAGGGAAAAAGAATGCTCCCTGTATAATTTTTATAGATGAAATTGACGCTGTGGGTAGACACAGAGGTGCAGGTCTTGGCGGAGGCCATGATGAAAGGGAACAGACATTGAATCAGCTTCTTGTGGAAATGGACGGATTTGAATCCGCAGAAGGGGTTATTCTTATTGCTGCAACTAACAGGCCTGATGTGTTAGACCCGGCTTTATTAAGACCGGGAAGATTTGACAGGCAGGTTGTCGTTCCGAGACCAGATTTTAAAGGGAGATTTGAGATATTAAAAGTACATGCTTCTAAGACACCCCTTGCTGATGATGTAAATTTGGAAATAATCGCAAAAGGTACACCGGGGTTTGCAGGCGCTGAGCTTGCTAATCTTGTAAATGAAGCAGCACTTCTTGCAGCAAGAAAAAATAAAGATAAAGTCGGTATGGCAGAGTTTGAAGAGGCTAAAGACAAGGTGATGATGGGGAAAGAGAGAAGGAGCATGGTTATTTCGGAAGAAGAGAAGGAAAATACCGCTTATCATGAAGCCGGCCATGCTATTGTCGCAAAATTTATCCCCGGCAGCGACCCTGTTCACAAAGTTAGTATCATTCCAAGAGGTATGGCACTTGGTGTTACACAGCAATTGCCTAAGGATGATAAATATATGTACACAAAAGAATATCTTGAAGGAAGACTCGCCGTATTAATGGGGGGTAGAGCAGCTGAGGTGTTGATTTTCAACAGGTATACGACAGGTGCAGGGAATGATATAGAAAGGGCTACAGATATTGCAAGAAATATGGTCTGTTCTTGGGGTATGAGTGAAAAGCTGGGGCCGCTTGCCTTTGGGAAGAAGGATGAGGCTATATTTTTGGGAAAAGAATTGTCAACTCATAAAAATTTTAGCGAGAAGACAGCAGTAATGATAGATGAAGAAGTAAAAGCTATTGTGACAACAAGCTACAGAAGAGCATATAAGATTTTGGAAGAACATTTGGATGTACTTCATGCTGTATCTAAGTTGTTGTTGGAAAAAGAGACTATTGATGGCAAAGATATCGATCAGATTATAAATGGTGTAGAGATTTCCGAAGAAGAAGTTGAAAAGAAGGATGATGTTACAGCAGATTAGCCCTGAGAAAGACAGATTGATATATGAAATAAAAAAGATAGGTGCTGACCCATACGCCCTAAAAATGTGGGAAAAAGGGGTCAATATTAATATAAAGTTTAAAAATATAAGCTATGCGCAGGCAAATATTATTAAGCAAGAAGCAATTGCAAGCGGTATTGATGCTGTAGTATCCAAAGGTACGGTATCGGGAGCAAAAGAGCGGACGGATATTTTGATTTTAGGAAACATAAATGGAGTAAGAAGGCTTGTTAAGCGGCTAAAGTTGCAGCCTTTCGGTTTGGAAAAGTTGGCGGAAGATATTAGTTTTTTAATATCTGCTAAGAGGAAAGATTATTTTTTGGCAAGAGATAAAAAGATTGAACTATCAAAAACAGTTATTATGGGTATATTAAATGCTACTCCCGACTCTTTCAGTGATGGTGGGCTGTATCTTTCAGAGGAAAGTATCGGTGAACGACTTGCATTGTTAAACAAATATTCGGACATTATAGATATCGGTGGTGAGTCGACAAGGCCCGGAGCTGCAGAGATTACAGATAGTGAGGAGATTAATAGAATTTCTTACCCGCTTGAAAAGGCATTGGAGTTAACTGATAAAGTAATTTCAGTTGATACTACAAAATCAAAGGTCGCAGAATATGCCCTAAAAAAAGGGGCACATATGATAAATGATATCAGTGGACTTACATTTGACGCTGATATGGCAAGAGTTTGTGCTGATTTTGGTGCTGCAGTTTGTATTATGCATATCAAAGGAAGACCAAAAGATATGCAAGAAAATACGGACTATGGAAATATGCTTGAAGAGATAAAGTGCTTTTTACATGACCGTATAGATTACGCTTTGAAAATGGGAATTGATGAGGATAAAATAATAATAGATCCCGGCATAGGATTTGGTAAATCATTGGAAGATAATTATGTTATAATTAAATATCTTAAAGAGTTTGAAAGTTTTGGATTCCCTTTGTTGATTGGGCTGTCGAGAAAATCTTTGATAGGCAAGGTAGATGGGAGTAAGGCAAATGAAAGGGATTTAACGTCTAAGGTACTTGAGGCAATAAGTGTTGTAAATGGTGCCGATATTATTAGGACGCATGACGTGGAGAATTTAAGTAAAATAATTACTGTTGTTGATTTTTATAAAAAGGTGAATATTAATGATTGAAATTTTAAAATCATTCTCCATCGTTGATGTTATAGATATCGCAATAATCAGCTTTATCATTTATAAAGCTCTTATCCTCATCAAAGGGACGAGAGCCTTCAATATGATATTCGGCATTGTTGTAATAATTATTTTATCCCTTATTTCAAAATATGTGGGGCTTAAAACTACAAGTTGGGTAATGAGCAATCTTTCTGGTTACTTGTTTTTGACGATTATAGTGTTATTTCAGCCAGAAATAAGAAGGGCTTTGGCATTTATCGGTGATACGAAGGTTTTTGGTACGGGTGTGGTTAGTTATGAGAAAATTATTGATGAAATTACAAAAGCTGCGACAATACTTGCAAACAGGCAGATAGGTGCTTTAATTGTTTTGGAAAATGAGACGAAGCTGGAGCATTATATCCAGGCAGGCACACTTATTGATTCTTTGGTCACAAAGGATTTGCTTGTGAGTATTTTTATTCCGTATTCTCCGCTGCATGATGGTGCCGTTATTATCTCGGAAGGGAAGCTAAAATTTGCTGGTTCCATTTTACCTTTAACCAAGAAAGAGAATATTGATAAAAAGTTTGGTACAAGACACAGGGCAGCCCTTGGCATTACCGAGGAAACAGATGCAATATGTATTGTAGTCAGTGAAGAGAGGGGGACTATCTCATTGACTTACAAAGGGAAAATTTCAAGTGAGCTTGATGCGGAATTGCTGAAGTCTTCATTAGTTGATATAGTAAACATGTATAAAAGTAATAGTAAAAAAGGGAAAGTAAGTGACAAATAATCTTTTGCTTAAAATTACAAGTGTTGTTTTGGCTGTAGGTCTGTGGTTTTTTATAGCTACTTCCGATTATACTGAGGTAAGTTTTACTGTACCGATAAAGATAGAAAATCTTGATAGCAGCTTGGTTGCTATCAATAAAACTGGCCTTGTAAATGTTGTTTTAAAGGGACCTAACTTTTCACTTAAGAATATGTCATATAACGATATAAAAATAAGTGTCGATGCGTCAAACTTCAATGTGGGTGAGATAAAATACAGAATAAAGCTTAGCGAAGTTAAAGTACCGGCAGGGATAAGTGTGGTAGAAATAGTGCCTTCTGAAGCTGTTTTTTTGGTAGACGAAGTAATTACCAAGAGCGTAAAAGTTAACCCTACTTTTATAGGTGAGCCTTTAAAAGGGTACAAGGTGTCGAGCGTCAATATGATTCCTGACTCTGTTAAATTGCAGGGTGCTAAGAGAATATTATCGAAACTTGATTTTGTTGACACACTGCCCATTAATTTGTCTTCAAGATATGAGACTTTAATTTATAGTGTCGGATTGAAGTTGCCTGACGGTGTTAGTGTCGTTGAAAATACTCAGATTGATGCGATAGTAAAGTTTTCCGAAGATATTGTGGAATATAGTTTCAATGATTTTGTTATAAATTTCAGAGGAGCTAATCCTGACTTTAAGTATGAAATTATTGACAAGGAGATAAATGTAAAACTTAAAGGCAGATCTGACAGACTAAATTCAGACAATGCAAAAAAACTTTTAGAGCTATATGTGGATGTTTCAAAGGTTGATAAGCCTGGTAAATATCTTTTGAAGATAGATAAACTTTTAAAAGATGATATAGAAGTGGTATCTATCAATCCTGATAAAGTAAGAGTAAAGGTGGATAGATGAGAAAGTATTTTGGGACTGATGGTGTAAGAGGGAAAGCTAATATTTTCCCGATGACTGCCGAATTTGCATTGAAGCTCGGAATGGCAGCGGCAAAAGTATTTAAAAATGGCAGTAAAAAACATAAAATCGTTATTGGTAAAGATACGAGAATTTCCGGGTATATGTTTGAAAATGCAATAGTATCAGGCATATGTTCAATGGGTGTGGACGCAATAATAGTCGGCGTTTTACCTACTCCGGCAATTGCATTTATTACAAGGAGTTTAAGAGCGGATGCAGGTGTAGTGATATCTGCTTCTCACAATCCGTATTATGATAACGGGATAAAATTTTTCTCATCGGAAGGGTATAAGCTCCCTGATGATTTGGAATTTAAGTTAGAGCAGCTTTTGGATGAAGATCTTGAATGTGCAAGTTCTGAGGATGTTGGGAAGGCTTACAGAATAGAAACCGCTATTGGAAGGTATGTGGAGTATGCCAAAGCATCGTTTGATAAAAGATATGATTTAAAAGGCCTTAAAATTGTACTTGATTGTGCTAATGGTGCTGCTTATAAGGTTGCACCAATGGCAATTAGTGAATTGGGTGCTGATGTTGTAGTTATAAATGACAGACCAAGCGGCAAAAATATCAACGAAAATTGCGGTGCTGTTTATCCTGAGCAGCTTTGTCAGACAGTTAAAGATGTCAAAGCGGATGTGGGTATATCCTTTGACGGAGATGCGGACAGAGTTATTTTTTGCGATGAAAATGGTGAGCTGGTTGACGGAGATTTTATTCTCGGTATTTGTGCAAAAGATATGAAATCCGAAGGGATTCTTAATAAAAATACTTTGGTTGCGACAGTAATGAGTAATATTGGCTTTGAAAACTCGCTTAAGAGAGAGGGTATTAATGTAGTGAGAAGTCAGGTAGGGGATAGATATGTCTTGGAGGAAATGCTCAAAGGAGGTTTTAATTTAGGCGGTGAGCAGTCTGGGCATATTATTTTTTCAGATTATAACACTACCGGAGATGGTCTGATAAGTGCTTTGCAATTATTGAAAATCTTGGTTAAAACAGGTAGACCTTTAAGTGAATTGAAGTCATTTATTTCTTTGTATCCACAGGTATTAAAGAATGTTGAGGTGCCATACAAAAGACCTTTGGATGAAATGAAGGAAACGGTAAAGAAAATTAAATCCATTGAAGAGAAATTGGAAGGGCAGGGTCGTATATTTGTAAGATATTCAGGGACTGAAAATAAACTCAGAGTCATGGCTGAAGGTGAAGATGA
Proteins encoded in this window:
- the hpt gene encoding hypoxanthine phosphoribosyltransferase; this translates as MSKHVLEPFIKKEDIALKVKELGEKITNDFKGEKVLLVGVLKGAWMFLSDLSKNIDLDVEISFISVSSYVGEKTTTSGVVRLMCDIDRPLEGKNLILVEDIVDTGLTLNYLKKLLSVRKPKSISICTLLDKPSRRVAPINPDYCAFEIPDEFVVGYGLDFNNRYRNLPEIYKLIIGEDN
- the tadA gene encoding Flp pilus assembly complex ATPase component TadA, with product MMNRLGEDLLAKGLISKEQLNTALERQKVTKERLGNILVKLGFITEQDLSNFLIEKYNVPKYSEETVSIPASLQKMVDFNYVVNYGIIPFKADDKSIYVGINNFNNLIEIDSLNQRLGKKVVPYFFKDSMFEKIMSDFAKFPYGVKDYEFKPFKVFAKDKLNSNYTLADFLKVLEEFDSSLKYVIFMEGERPVARKSRVNYRLVFDEIKRAKILEFIKQTTGEDERKKLVKDGYVNFKKEFNNKTYSFLIFKSQDKFSIHVKDASSTIPDIENLGFKEDIQKYLVQVPKGLTIFTAPYRHGKSTVFSSIVNLYNKTKPFNIVMIDTNIENYIPQNKSVVTIIECEEKSQFSKKLRIANELDPDVVFVSDIPDVETLDMLLNICESGASVFVAMDCGSISVFFEKINLIAAGASDYYLSRLADMINGIINMRLVPVKGIDRRILVYESVFNAFKLKKAIKDKNFSYIDTQFKGTPDFIPIEKKLAELFNKGTIEYDVAETFSNDVELFKRYANINI
- the tilS gene encoding tRNA lysidine(34) synthetase TilS, coding for MSTLFEQELLKNLTYCKNKKILVAFSGGADSSALLYALVKNDFDVIACHVNHSIRGEFADRDEMFCVDFCKKLNVELIVKRINVPEYVRKNNVSVEDAARKLRYDELFKVFEEKNADYMFTAHHLDDLVETFFVKLFQGSSIYNLKGFGFNEGFLKRPLLYIKKELILDFIKEENIKYVVDETNFSSDYVRNWLRAEIIPVIKSYSAGYLKNIIKIQNESGELKDYLSHKIKNVKFDRHNTYYSCSLKKLVKLDTYEKKFVFAEFFKKFFRVEKVHVELALECIEKSEHSVRINLPKDYIFEKSYDKIYFFNKNILCGFRYNKSPGESRVFISEIGKNIEFSGELTHMELTVRNRLPGDRLKGKKVKDLFIDKKVDLFLRDISCVVESCGKIIYVENITESESIKII
- a CDS encoding ATP-dependent DNA helicase, translating into MDIQTFFSVDSPLVSLLPDFKVRKYQGDLSAFINDTIENYETSVIEAPTGSGKTLAYLIPAFLSNKKVIISTKSKQLMNQLYYKDIAALKQLTIWDKYVSVLKGKKNYFCLQRYYKYILPFADEYPDVVEWYGDKKNEEILEVPFYRFDEAVHDKITADSFQCSAGKCEYFGVCHFYRAKEIANMSDIVITNHYLLLTDIASKSKSGFLSNFENFDHIIFDEAHSIVDIFPMFAGEEVSLNNLKSFLKDNKDLIRIDIYTEITNKIRVFETKIKNKETLNENHINTFENILNFIRENILDLLENDERENFKKIEKSFKFILEHTGVKLVEPTKQSALIKLLPLKVNDIFYEGLTKTAISATFISATLTTDKSFDFFKQELGLPNNISEYIVDQNNFRKNSVYVIPKNAKDKSKLYVEYVSKIDAPMLIIFNSISMMNKMYEILKENVKNKNIILQQSVNMGEFFADSKDVILGCAVLREGIDIKTNSKIKCVIIDKLPFENISDVYLNMKAKDIEENGKNSFKDFYLPRAVIYFKQSIGRLIRSEDDSGVCIILDDRVLTKNYGKYFLEEIDKNRIYDDLQSALNDLEDSYEQY
- a CDS encoding glucose-6-phosphate isomerase; the protein is MNSIKLDYNFCMSDNVNSSISYDDLQKKINQVKSGYSKLMEMVSSGEVGFTKLPDKDLSKIVDYAKSVSGQFNDMIVIGIGGSSLGLEAIENALLPFNFNTLSLAERGYFPRLWVADNVDPVKIGWILKKCNPEDTLVLIVTKSGSTVETAANACIVIEWLKESGVDIKKHVVAITDPESGSLRKYVNESGIQSFEVEKNVGGRFSVLSAVGLLPAAILGVKADKLLEGAKYALENERQFLTLSAIYLHYYLEKRINVLMPYSSSLQKFSFWFSQLWAESLGKKYDMSGNEVFTGTTPFPAIGANDQHSLVQLFREGPDDKLITFVEVKSHALEKSIKEPFYGDFDYLKGVELSALLNTELAATEAALLKSNRPSLKIIVDYLDEFSLGYLFMLYELTTAIVGLSLNVNPFDQPGVEEGKQFAYGILGRKGFEEKLMEFKKLNSKIDEYII
- a CDS encoding trypsin-like peptidase domain-containing protein translates to MLNKIVKSILIILLAANFAFCSHRETEVVKAVKLIKNSVINIRTERIVQRDFNPFFDDPFFGEFFGFKKTYKTESIGSGFFIDTDGTAVTNYHVIKSASKIYAVAGDEIQYEAELIGGDEDLDIAIIKVKNIKNVTPVTLGTSSDIMLGETVIAMGNPYGLESSVSTGVVSNTNRILNINNSFSTFIQIDAPINPGNSGGPLVNLDGEVIGINSAIYKEAQGIGFSIPIDILKRVTEEITKYGKIRPTYTGMIIEETKDGLSVEKVDKGSSAEKIGLRKGDIIYKLNNIPVATKSALKYIFKSYPPGNSFEIIAKRGDKFLKGKIKTDTMPENYGLKILSDFFGIKFKQSGDYVKVTDSSIPAYLKKGDILLAINDIEIKKVSDINEIIINNIFDKNIFTIYRNDRIFKFELFF